From a region of the Sorex araneus isolate mSorAra2 chromosome 10, mSorAra2.pri, whole genome shotgun sequence genome:
- the RTCB gene encoding RNA-splicing ligase RtcB homolog — translation MSRNYNDELQFLEKINKNCWRIKKGFVPNMQVEGVFYVNDSLEKLMFEELRNACRGGGVGGFLPAMKQIGNVAALPGIVHRSIGLPDVHSGYGFAIGNMAAFDMSDPEAVVSPGGVGFDINCGVRLLRTNLDESDVQPVKEQLAQAMFDHIPVGVGSKGVIPMNAKDLEEALEMGVDWSLREGYAWAEDKEHCEEYGRMLQADPNKVSARAKKRGLPQLGTLGAGNHYAEIQVVDEIFNEYAAKKMGIDHKGQVCVMIHSGSRGLGHQVATDALVAMEKAMKRDKIVVNDRQLACARIASPEGQDYLKGMAAAGNYAWVNRSSMTFLTRQAFAKVFNTTPDDLDLHVIYDVSHNIAKVEQHVVDGKERTLLVHRKGSTRAFPPHHPLIAVDYQLTGQPVLIGGTMGTCSYVLTGTEQGMTETFGTTCHGAGRALSRAKSRRNLDFQDVLDKLADMGIAIRVASPKLVMEEAPESYKNVTDVVNTCHDAGISKKAIKLRPIAVIKG, via the exons ATGAGTCGCAACTACAACGATGAGCTGCAGTTCCTGGAAAAGATCAATAAGAACTGCTGGAGAATCAAAAAGGGCTTCGTGCCCAACATGCAG GTTGAAGGCGTTTTCTATGTGAACGATTCTCTGGAAAAATTAATGTTCGAAGAATTGCGGAATGCCTGCCGAGGTGGTG GGGTTGGAGGCTTCCTGCCTGCTATGAAGCAGATCGGCAACGTGGCAGCCCTGCCTGGGATTGTTCAT AGATCTATCGGGCTTCCAGATGTCCATTCAGGGTACGGGTTCGCTATTGGCAACATGGCGGCCTTTGACATGAGCGACCCCGAAGCAGTGGTGTCTCCAG GTGGTGTCGGCTTCGATATCAACTGCGGGGTGCGCCTGCTGAGAACCAACCTGGACGAGAGCGACGTGCAGCCCGTCAAGGAGCAGCTGGCCCAGGCCATGTTTGACCACATCCCTGTCGGTGTCGGCTCCAAAGGCGTCATCCCGATGAATGCCAA AGACCTGGAGGAGGCCTTGGAGATGGGCGTGGACTGGTCCCTGCGGGAAGGCTACGCCTGGGCGGAGGACaaggagcactgtgaggagtacgGGAGGATGCTGCAGGCCGACCCCAACAAGGTGTCTGCCAGGGCCAAGAAAAGAGGCCTGCCTCAG TTGGGGACCCTGGGCGCAGGCAACCACTATGCAGAAATCCAGGTTGTGGATGAAATCTTCAATGAGTACGCCGCCAAGAAGATGGGCATTGACCACAAGGGGCAGGTGTGTGTGATGATCCACAGCGGAAGCCGGGGCTTGGGCCACCAGGTCGCCACAG ATGCTCTGGTGGCTATGGAAAAGGCCATGAAGAGAGACAAGATCGTGGTCAATGACCGTCAGCTGGCCTGCGCGCGCATCGCCTCCCCGGAGGGGCAGGATTACCTGAAGGGAATGGCGGCGGCGGGAAACTACGCCTGGGTCAACCGCTCCTCCATGACCTTCCTCACCCGCCAG GCCTTCGCCAAGGTCTTCAACACGACCCCCGATGACCTGGACCTTCACGTCATCTACGACGTCTCCCACAATATTGCCAAGGTGGAGCAGCACGTGGTGGACGGGAAGGAGCGGACGCTGCTGGTGCACAGGAAGGGGTCCACCCGCGCCTTCCCCCCGCACCACCCCCTCATCGCCGTCGATTACCAA CTCACGGGACAGCCAGTGCTCATTGGTGGCACCATGGGGACCTGTAGTTATGTCCTGACTGGCACCGAACAGGGCATGACTGAGACCTTTGGAACAACCTGCCACGGAGCG GGTCGTGCGTTATCCCGAGCAAAATCTCGACGTAACTTAGACTTCCAGGATGTCCTAGACAAATTGGCAGACATGGGAATTGCCATCCGTGTTGCCTCCCCCAAGCTGGTCATGGAAGAG GCTCCAGAGTCCTATAAGAATGTGACCGACGTGGTGAACACCTGCCATGATGCCGGCATCAGCAAGAAGGCCATTAAACTCAGACCGATCGCTGTGATCAAAGGGTAG